Proteins encoded by one window of Agelaius phoeniceus isolate bAgePho1 chromosome 3, bAgePho1.hap1, whole genome shotgun sequence:
- the SYNCRIP gene encoding heterogeneous nuclear ribonucleoprotein Q isoform X1: MATEHVNGNGTEEPMDTSAAVTHSEHFQTLLDAGLPQKVAEKLDEIYVAGLVAHSDLDERAIEALKEFNEEGALAVLQQFKDSDLSHVQNKSAFLCGVMKTYRQREKQGTKVADSSKGPDEAKIKALLERTGYTLDVTTGQRKYGGPPPESVYSGQQPSVGTEIFVGKIPRDLFEDELVPLFEKAGPIWDLRLMMDPLTGLNRGYAFVTFCTKEAAQEAVKLYNNHEIRSGKHIGVCISVANNRLFVGSIPKSKTKEQIVEEFSKVTEGLTDVILYHQPDDKKKNRGFCFLEYEDHKTAAQARRRLMSGKVKVWGNVVTVEWADPIEDPDPEVMAKVKVLFVRNLANTVTEEILEKAFSQFGKLERVKKLKDYAFIHFDERDGAVKAMEEMNGKDLEGENIEIVFAKPPDQKRKERKAQRQAAKNQMYDDYYYYGPPHMPPPTRGRGRGGRGGYGYPPDYYGYEDYYDYYGYDYHNYRGGYEDPYYGYEDFQVGARGRGGRGARGAAPSRGRGAAPPRGRAGYAQRGGPGSARGVRGARGGAQQQRGRGQGKGVEAGPDLLQ; encoded by the exons ATGGCTACTGAGCATGTTAATGGGAATGGTACTGAAGAGCCCATGGATACTTCTGCTGCAGTTACCCATTCTGAGCATTTCCAGACATTGCTTGATGCTGGTTTACCACAGAAAGTTGCTGAAAAACTAGATGAAATTTACGTTGCAG gCCTAGTTGCACATAGTGATCTAGATGAAAGAGCTATTGAAGCTTTAAAGGAATTCAATGAAGAAGGTGCACTGGCAGTGCTTCAGCAGTTTAAAGACAGTGATCTCTCACACGTTCAG AACAAAAGTGCCTTTTTATGTGGAGTCATGAAGACATACAGGCAGAGGGAAAAACAGGGGACCAAGGTGGCAGATTCTAGCAAAGGACCAGATGAGGCAAAAATTAAG GCACTGTTGGAGAGAACTGGCTACACTCTTGATGTGACTACTGGACAGAGGAAATATGGTGGGCCTCCTCCAGAGTCTGTATATTCAGGACAGCAACCTTCTGTTGGTACAGAG ATATTTGTGGGCAAGATTCCGAGAGACTTGTTTGAAGATGAACTTGTTCCATTATTTGAGAAGGCCGGACCTATATGGGATCTCCGCTTAATGATGGATCCACTAACCGGTCTAAACAGAGGATATGCTTTTGTCACTTTTTGTACTAAAGAAGCAGCTCAGGAAGCTGTTAAACTG TACAACAACCATGAAATTCGGTCTGGAAAACACATTGGTGTATGCATCTCTGTTGCCAATAATAGGCTTTTTGTTGGCTCTATTCCTAAGAGTAAAACCAAGGAGCAAATTGTTGAAGAATTCAGCAAAGTAACAG agGGTCTTACAGATGTCATATTGTATCATCAGCCTGATGACAAGAAAAAGAACCGGGGTTTCTGCTTTCTTGAATATGAAGATCACAAAACTGCTGCTCAGGCCAGACGTAGGCTAATGAGTGGCAAAGTGAAAGTCTGGGGAAATGTTGTTACAGTGGAATGGGCTGACCCTATAGAAGACCCAGATCCTGAAGTCATGGCAAAG GTAAAAGTTTTGTTCGTACGCAATCTTGCCAATACTGTAACAGAGGAGATTCTAGAAAAGGCCTTCAGTCAATTTGGAAAGCTAGAACGAGTGAAGAAGCTAAAAGACTATGCTTTCATTCATTTTGATGAACGGGATGGTGCTGTAAAG GCAATGGAAGAAATGAATGGCAAAGATTTAGAGGGAGAAAACATTGAAATTGTTTTTGCTAAGCCACCAgatcaaaaaaggaaagaacGGAAAGCTCAGAGACAAGCGGCTAAAAATCAGAT GTATGATGATTACTACTATTATGGTCCACCTCATATGCCCCCTCCAACAAGAGGTCGAGGCCGAGGAGGTAGAGGTGGTTACGGATATCCCCCTGACTATTACGGATATGAAGATTATTATGATTATTATGGCTATGACTACCATAACTATCGTGGTGGATATGAAGATCCTTACTATGGTTATGAAGATTTTCAAGTTGGAGCTAGAGGAAGGGGTGGTAGAGGAGCAAGGGGTGCTGCTCCATCCAGAGGTCGCGGGGCTGCTCCTCCCCGTGGCAGAGCCGGTTATGCACAGAGAGGTGGTCCTGGATCAGCAAGAGGCGTTCGTGGTGCGAGAGGAGGTGCCCAGCAACAAAGAGGCCGCGGG CAGGGAAAAGGGGTCGAGGCCGGTCCTGACCTGTTACAATGA
- the SYNCRIP gene encoding heterogeneous nuclear ribonucleoprotein Q isoform X3 — MATEHVNGNGTEEPMDTSAAVTHSEHFQTLLDAGLPQKVAEKLDEIYVAGLVAHSDLDERAIEALKEFNEEGALAVLQQFKDSDLSHVQNKSAFLCGVMKTYRQREKQGTKVADSSKGPDEAKIKALLERTGYTLDVTTGQRKYGGPPPESVYSGQQPSVGTEIFVGKIPRDLFEDELVPLFEKAGPIWDLRLMMDPLTGLNRGYAFVTFCTKEAAQEAVKLYNNHEIRSGKHIGVCISVANNRLFVGSIPKSKTKEQIVEEFSKVTEGLTDVILYHQPDDKKKNRGFCFLEYEDHKTAAQARRRLMSGKVKVWGNVVTVEWADPIEDPDPEVMAKVKVLFVRNLANTVTEEILEKAFSQFGKLERVKKLKDYAFIHFDERDGAVKAMEEMNGKDLEGENIEIVFAKPPDQKRKERKAQRQAAKNQMYDDYYYYGPPHMPPPTRGRGRGGRGGYGYPPDYYGYEDYYDYYGYDYHNYRGGYEDPYYGYEDFQVGARGRGGRGARGAAPSRGRGAAPPRGRAGYAQRGGPGSARGVRGARGGAQQQRGRGVRGARGGRGGNVGGKRKADGYNQPDSKRRQTNNQNWGSQPIAQQPLQGGDHSGNYGYKSENQEFYQDSFGQQWK; from the exons ATGGCTACTGAGCATGTTAATGGGAATGGTACTGAAGAGCCCATGGATACTTCTGCTGCAGTTACCCATTCTGAGCATTTCCAGACATTGCTTGATGCTGGTTTACCACAGAAAGTTGCTGAAAAACTAGATGAAATTTACGTTGCAG gCCTAGTTGCACATAGTGATCTAGATGAAAGAGCTATTGAAGCTTTAAAGGAATTCAATGAAGAAGGTGCACTGGCAGTGCTTCAGCAGTTTAAAGACAGTGATCTCTCACACGTTCAG AACAAAAGTGCCTTTTTATGTGGAGTCATGAAGACATACAGGCAGAGGGAAAAACAGGGGACCAAGGTGGCAGATTCTAGCAAAGGACCAGATGAGGCAAAAATTAAG GCACTGTTGGAGAGAACTGGCTACACTCTTGATGTGACTACTGGACAGAGGAAATATGGTGGGCCTCCTCCAGAGTCTGTATATTCAGGACAGCAACCTTCTGTTGGTACAGAG ATATTTGTGGGCAAGATTCCGAGAGACTTGTTTGAAGATGAACTTGTTCCATTATTTGAGAAGGCCGGACCTATATGGGATCTCCGCTTAATGATGGATCCACTAACCGGTCTAAACAGAGGATATGCTTTTGTCACTTTTTGTACTAAAGAAGCAGCTCAGGAAGCTGTTAAACTG TACAACAACCATGAAATTCGGTCTGGAAAACACATTGGTGTATGCATCTCTGTTGCCAATAATAGGCTTTTTGTTGGCTCTATTCCTAAGAGTAAAACCAAGGAGCAAATTGTTGAAGAATTCAGCAAAGTAACAG agGGTCTTACAGATGTCATATTGTATCATCAGCCTGATGACAAGAAAAAGAACCGGGGTTTCTGCTTTCTTGAATATGAAGATCACAAAACTGCTGCTCAGGCCAGACGTAGGCTAATGAGTGGCAAAGTGAAAGTCTGGGGAAATGTTGTTACAGTGGAATGGGCTGACCCTATAGAAGACCCAGATCCTGAAGTCATGGCAAAG GTAAAAGTTTTGTTCGTACGCAATCTTGCCAATACTGTAACAGAGGAGATTCTAGAAAAGGCCTTCAGTCAATTTGGAAAGCTAGAACGAGTGAAGAAGCTAAAAGACTATGCTTTCATTCATTTTGATGAACGGGATGGTGCTGTAAAG GCAATGGAAGAAATGAATGGCAAAGATTTAGAGGGAGAAAACATTGAAATTGTTTTTGCTAAGCCACCAgatcaaaaaaggaaagaacGGAAAGCTCAGAGACAAGCGGCTAAAAATCAGAT GTATGATGATTACTACTATTATGGTCCACCTCATATGCCCCCTCCAACAAGAGGTCGAGGCCGAGGAGGTAGAGGTGGTTACGGATATCCCCCTGACTATTACGGATATGAAGATTATTATGATTATTATGGCTATGACTACCATAACTATCGTGGTGGATATGAAGATCCTTACTATGGTTATGAAGATTTTCAAGTTGGAGCTAGAGGAAGGGGTGGTAGAGGAGCAAGGGGTGCTGCTCCATCCAGAGGTCGCGGGGCTGCTCCTCCCCGTGGCAGAGCCGGTTATGCACAGAGAGGTGGTCCTGGATCAGCAAGAGGCGTTCGTGGTGCGAGAGGAGGTGCCCAGCAACAAAGAGGCCGCGGGGTACGTGGTGCGAGGGGTGGCCGCGGTGGAAATGTAGGAGGAAAGCGCAAAGCTGATGGGTACAACCAGCCAGATTCCAAGCGGCGCCAGACCAATAATCAGAACTGGGGCTCCCAACCCATTGCTCAGCAACCGCTCCAAGGTGGTGATCATTCTGGTAACTATGGTTACAAATCTGAAAACCAGGAGTTTTATCAGGATTCTTTTGGGCAACAGTGGAAATAG
- the SYNCRIP gene encoding heterogeneous nuclear ribonucleoprotein Q isoform X2, with protein MATEHVNGNGTEEPMDTSAAVTHSEHFQTLLDAGLPQKVAEKLDEIYVAGLVAHSDLDERAIEALKEFNEEGALAVLQQFKDSDLSHVQNKSAFLCGVMKTYRQREKQGTKVADSSKGPDEAKIKALLERTGYTLDVTTGQRKYGGPPPESVYSGQQPSVGTEIFVGKIPRDLFEDELVPLFEKAGPIWDLRLMMDPLTGLNRGYAFVTFCTKEAAQEAVKLYNNHEIRSGKHIGVCISVANNRLFVGSIPKSKTKEQIVEEFSKVTEGLTDVILYHQPDDKKKNRGFCFLEYEDHKTAAQARRRLMSGKVKVWGNVVTVEWADPIEDPDPEVMAKVKVLFVRNLANTVTEEILEKAFSQFGKLERVKKLKDYAFIHFDERDGAVKAMEEMNGKDLEGENIEIVFAKPPDQKRKERKAQRQAAKNQMYDDYYYYGPPHMPPPTRGRGRGGRGGYGYPPDYYGYEDYYDYYGYDYHNYRGGYEDPYYGYEDFQVGARGRGGRGARGAAPSRGRGAAPPRGRAGYAQRGGPGSARGVRGARGGAQQQRGRGGKGVEAGPDLLQ; from the exons ATGGCTACTGAGCATGTTAATGGGAATGGTACTGAAGAGCCCATGGATACTTCTGCTGCAGTTACCCATTCTGAGCATTTCCAGACATTGCTTGATGCTGGTTTACCACAGAAAGTTGCTGAAAAACTAGATGAAATTTACGTTGCAG gCCTAGTTGCACATAGTGATCTAGATGAAAGAGCTATTGAAGCTTTAAAGGAATTCAATGAAGAAGGTGCACTGGCAGTGCTTCAGCAGTTTAAAGACAGTGATCTCTCACACGTTCAG AACAAAAGTGCCTTTTTATGTGGAGTCATGAAGACATACAGGCAGAGGGAAAAACAGGGGACCAAGGTGGCAGATTCTAGCAAAGGACCAGATGAGGCAAAAATTAAG GCACTGTTGGAGAGAACTGGCTACACTCTTGATGTGACTACTGGACAGAGGAAATATGGTGGGCCTCCTCCAGAGTCTGTATATTCAGGACAGCAACCTTCTGTTGGTACAGAG ATATTTGTGGGCAAGATTCCGAGAGACTTGTTTGAAGATGAACTTGTTCCATTATTTGAGAAGGCCGGACCTATATGGGATCTCCGCTTAATGATGGATCCACTAACCGGTCTAAACAGAGGATATGCTTTTGTCACTTTTTGTACTAAAGAAGCAGCTCAGGAAGCTGTTAAACTG TACAACAACCATGAAATTCGGTCTGGAAAACACATTGGTGTATGCATCTCTGTTGCCAATAATAGGCTTTTTGTTGGCTCTATTCCTAAGAGTAAAACCAAGGAGCAAATTGTTGAAGAATTCAGCAAAGTAACAG agGGTCTTACAGATGTCATATTGTATCATCAGCCTGATGACAAGAAAAAGAACCGGGGTTTCTGCTTTCTTGAATATGAAGATCACAAAACTGCTGCTCAGGCCAGACGTAGGCTAATGAGTGGCAAAGTGAAAGTCTGGGGAAATGTTGTTACAGTGGAATGGGCTGACCCTATAGAAGACCCAGATCCTGAAGTCATGGCAAAG GTAAAAGTTTTGTTCGTACGCAATCTTGCCAATACTGTAACAGAGGAGATTCTAGAAAAGGCCTTCAGTCAATTTGGAAAGCTAGAACGAGTGAAGAAGCTAAAAGACTATGCTTTCATTCATTTTGATGAACGGGATGGTGCTGTAAAG GCAATGGAAGAAATGAATGGCAAAGATTTAGAGGGAGAAAACATTGAAATTGTTTTTGCTAAGCCACCAgatcaaaaaaggaaagaacGGAAAGCTCAGAGACAAGCGGCTAAAAATCAGAT GTATGATGATTACTACTATTATGGTCCACCTCATATGCCCCCTCCAACAAGAGGTCGAGGCCGAGGAGGTAGAGGTGGTTACGGATATCCCCCTGACTATTACGGATATGAAGATTATTATGATTATTATGGCTATGACTACCATAACTATCGTGGTGGATATGAAGATCCTTACTATGGTTATGAAGATTTTCAAGTTGGAGCTAGAGGAAGGGGTGGTAGAGGAGCAAGGGGTGCTGCTCCATCCAGAGGTCGCGGGGCTGCTCCTCCCCGTGGCAGAGCCGGTTATGCACAGAGAGGTGGTCCTGGATCAGCAAGAGGCGTTCGTGGTGCGAGAGGAGGTGCCCAGCAACAAAGAGGCCGCGGG GGAAAAGGGGTCGAGGCCGGTCCTGACCTGTTACAATGA